The Spiroplasma clarkii genome has a window encoding:
- a CDS encoding MerR family transcriptional regulator — translation MNEYSLSQIMRKTFTTLSQLKNYVKHGLLDDSIFEDKVLMTPEQVKRIYEIKLFINMNFSLKEIQIIFANATKSNIQSIFKYYYALHWIDTKSFYMEFDRIICEDNLEKPFSTLSFNLLSNYAITPSILTILFSAKKEWYQNESDKFFIKNFRKQVYKHFTDYNSSKYDDISQRLTSIFEEFFTFLISKDLTSWLYFYAFIHWITWAPRYLKEMKRLTKINFSNEIREMALNWIILRTN, via the coding sequence ATGAATGAGTATTCATTAAGTCAAATTATGCGTAAAACTTTTACAACCTTATCTCAATTAAAAAACTATGTAAAACATGGTCTTTTAGATGATTCAATTTTTGAAGATAAAGTCTTAATGACTCCTGAGCAAGTTAAAAGAATTTATGAAATTAAATTATTTATTAATATGAACTTTTCTTTGAAAGAAATTCAAATAATTTTTGCTAATGCAACCAAAAGCAATATCCAATCAATTTTTAAATATTATTATGCGTTGCACTGAATTGATACTAAAAGTTTTTATATGGAATTCGACAGAATAATTTGTGAAGACAATCTAGAAAAACCATTTTCAACTTTAAGTTTTAATTTATTGAGTAATTATGCAATTACTCCATCAATATTGACAATATTATTTTCAGCAAAAAAAGAATGGTATCAGAATGAATCAGATAAATTTTTTATAAAAAATTTTCGCAAGCAAGTTTATAAACATTTTACTGACTACAATAGTTCAAAGTATGATGACATTTCTCAAAGATTAACTTCCATTTTTGAAGAATTTTTTACTTTTTTAATTTCAAAAGACCTTACTTCATGGTTATATTTTTATGCATTTATTCATTGAATCACCTGGGCCCCAAGATACTTAAAAGAGATGAAGAGATTAACAAAGATTAATTTTAGTAATGAAATTCGTGAAATGGCATTAAATTGAATTATTTTGAGGACAAACTAG
- a CDS encoding PTS mannose family transporter subunit IIA (phosphoenolpyruvate-dependent sugar phosphotransferase system; catalyzes the phosphorylation of incoming sugar substrates concomitant with their translocation across the cell membrane; IIB is phosphorylated by IIA and then transfers the phosphoryl group to the sugar; IIC forms the translocation channel): MIGIVLVSHLEEIASGIKKLLQEFNKTVAITFAKTNGAIGTTFEAVQAAIDENPAEEILVFYDLGSSKINAQLVIDLGSTKQICILDTALLESAFLATNLIGFDQDFKTIIAALRAEELKSKTNL, from the coding sequence ATGATTGGCATAGTCTTAGTTTCTCATTTAGAAGAAATTGCCAGTGGTATAAAAAAACTTCTTCAAGAGTTCAACAAAACTGTAGCAATTACGTTTGCTAAAACCAATGGAGCAATTGGCACTACTTTTGAAGCAGTTCAAGCAGCTATTGATGAAAATCCAGCAGAAGAAATTTTAGTTTTTTATGATTTAGGAAGTAGTAAGATAAATGCCCAATTAGTTATAGATTTGGGTTCAACAAAACAAATTTGTATTTTAGATACTGCTCTGCTTGAATCTGCTTTCTTAGCAACAAACCTTATTGGTTTTGATCAAGATTTTAAAACAATTATAGCAGCTCTAAGAGCAGAAGAATTAAAATCAAAAACTAATTTATAA
- a CDS encoding DDE-type integrase/transposase/recombinase, with product MKRNYRGKRQMKTNKHIQDIIREAALSRDKAAKRELLIKSGGSRSWFYDAIKKYKEIGEAFFIHKNKNNKHAQKRTHMQALEISRIFRDEYLNCNFRDFMRYLKADKRYDYQWVSYSYIYNILRSKNHCSKLAHKKTIKLLAKEEELKNRPQSLLVPSSATERAKENIHIARPRTQRRGHVVEADATFWRFSDEEIWALHGYIDEASGEVLGLYFDHQETTEGYFNALKPVLKNYGTFEVLRTDKRRTFWSEKKESSPEDSRIQFAFVAKNLGIDIQSSISPQFKPRIERLWKTIKCTITTFMEQNKVTNINEANLVLPKFVEYLNNHVVTLQKDFTTNSFKKFEGDLNIILGHKSIRVVARDLTVTYEKKKYFICNFTTPLNIPRREIMIIQCCDGNLIASLGDNYYSMIEFDNEMLYKSKVVLENEGVKPEDMPQKIKNNSVWAQSNFIFFKKKYSSWYKKHSY from the coding sequence ATGAAAAGAAATTATAGAGGTAAAAGACAAATGAAAACCAACAAACATATACAAGATATTATTAGGGAGGCTGCTTTATCCAGGGATAAAGCAGCCAAAAGAGAACTTTTGATAAAAAGTGGTGGCAGTAGATCATGGTTTTATGATGCCATTAAAAAATACAAAGAAATTGGTGAGGCCTTCTTTATCCACAAAAATAAAAACAATAAGCATGCTCAAAAGCGAACCCATATGCAAGCACTAGAGATTAGCAGGATTTTTAGGGATGAGTACTTAAACTGTAATTTTAGGGATTTTATGCGCTATTTAAAAGCAGATAAAAGATATGACTATCAGTGGGTGAGTTATTCATATATTTACAATATTTTAAGATCTAAAAATCATTGCTCAAAACTGGCACATAAAAAAACTATCAAATTGTTAGCAAAAGAAGAAGAGTTGAAAAATAGACCTCAAAGTCTACTGGTTCCCTCCTCAGCTACAGAAAGAGCAAAAGAAAATATCCATATTGCAAGGCCAAGAACCCAAAGGCGTGGTCATGTTGTTGAAGCTGATGCTACATTTTGAAGATTCAGTGATGAGGAGATTTGGGCATTGCATGGTTATATTGATGAGGCAAGTGGAGAGGTTTTAGGATTATATTTTGATCATCAAGAAACTACTGAAGGTTATTTCAATGCTTTGAAACCGGTCTTAAAAAATTATGGGACTTTTGAAGTGCTAAGAACTGACAAACGCAGAACTTTTTGGAGTGAAAAAAAAGAATCTTCGCCCGAAGATTCTCGAATTCAGTTTGCATTTGTAGCTAAAAACTTAGGTATTGACATCCAATCATCAATTTCACCACAATTCAAACCAAGGATTGAAAGGCTCTGAAAAACCATTAAATGTACAATCACTACCTTTATGGAACAAAATAAAGTCACAAATATTAATGAGGCCAATCTAGTCTTACCAAAATTTGTTGAGTATTTAAATAATCATGTTGTAACCCTTCAAAAAGATTTTACTACAAATTCATTCAAAAAATTTGAGGGAGATCTAAATATTATTTTGGGACACAAATCAATTAGAGTGGTTGCAAGAGATCTAACTGTTACCTATGAAAAGAAAAAGTACTTTATATGCAATTTCACAACACCATTAAATATACCTAGACGAGAGATTATGATAATTCAATGTTGTGATGGTAACCTTATCGCATCACTTGGTGATAACTATTATAGTATGATTGAATTTGATAATGAAATGCTCTACAAATCAAAAGTTGTTCTTGAAAATGAAGGAGTGAAACCTGAAGATATGCCACAAAAAATTAAAAACAACTCTGTCTGAGCTCAATCAAACTTTATCTTTTTTAAGAAAAAATACTCAAGTTGATATAAAAAGCACTCCTATTAA